Proteins from a single region of Starkeya sp. ORNL1:
- a CDS encoding IS5 family transposase (programmed frameshift) has product MARFDLTDFEWSVIEPLLPTKVRGVARVDDRRVLNGIFWRLRTGAPWADIPSRYGPHTTCVNRFNRWRKAGHWARILKAVSAAYDGDIQMIDASSIRVHQHAANGKKDERSRCMGRSRGGLTTKIHALVDAEGRPIRLKLTEGQAHDGRSATDMLDAVEPGNILLADRAYDSDALRDEMAGRGAWANVRAMPNRVKTLAFNAWLYRQRNAVERFFNKLKHFRAVATRYDKRDDNFLASIQLASIRIWLRSYESVT; this is encoded by the exons ATGGCGCGATTTGACCTGACGGATTTCGAGTGGTCGGTGATCGAGCCACTTCTGCCGACGAAGGTGCGCGGGGTTGCACGCGTGGATGACCGTCGCGTTCTGAACGGCATCTTCTGGCGCCTGCGCACCGGGGCGCCATGGGCCGATATCCCTTCGCGCTATGGCCCTCATACGACCTGCGTGAACCGCTTCAACCGGTGGCGCAAGGCCGGCCACTGGGCGCGCATTCTGAAAGCCGTATCAGCTGCTTACGATGGCGATATCCAGATGATCGACGCCTCGTCGATCCGCGTTCACCAGCATGCCGCCAACGGC AAAAAAGACGAGCGATCCCGTTGCATGGGTCGCTCGCGCGGCGGCCTGACCACCAAGATCCACGCGCTCGTCGACGCCGAAGGCCGCCCGATCCGCCTGAAGCTCACCGAGGGCCAAGCTCACGACGGGCGCTCGGCCACCGACATGCTGGACGCGGTCGAGCCGGGAAACATCCTTCTCGCCGACAGGGCCTATGACAGCGACGCCTTGCGAGACGAGATGGCTGGGCGCGGCGCATGGGCCAATGTTCGCGCCATGCCCAACAGGGTCAAAACCCTCGCCTTCAACGCCTGGCTCTACCGCCAACGCAACGCTGTCGAGCGCTTCTTCAACAAACTCAAACACTTCAGGGCCGTCGCCACCCGCTACGACAAGCGAGACGACAATTTCCTCGCCTCAATCCAGCTCGCTTCAATTCGCATCTGGCTGCGAAGTTATGAGTCGGTCACCTAA
- a CDS encoding trypsin-like serine protease — protein MACVPRALVRSAILSTVSVTLILGNAARADDLKSASNYAREENKRVLTEIVAQAQETLRTLDRPEEVDDQRAQRNRRERTQPRIVNGRGTIDYPATGVVLKGAEARTSTAWCSGTLIAPDKFLTAAHCIAKDPRPDQYRIFLHSAGFISVKTIDWQKDLYRFPKADIAVLTLAAPVLRITLESILGEERPIHGTLGTIVGFGRTGGFNEDYGVKREGFIETAPCRETQSDIPLVCWNFSAEVQNGTIRSNTCNADSGGPLFVYEVTGGRQLRKIAGVTSGGSADDCLLGDQSYDVDVVEYAKWISETAQLVGEPAPAGPGPALVTERDVVGQTSTLTQARPEISYPFQVREGIGTLLVAMNGDDNGRGRNNFDLYVIQVSEGTDRVVCSEEGSGQFGFCRLDDPAPRNHFCEITVKTRRSSSRNPLNASNNAPRRRFRKFRR, from the coding sequence ATGGCTTGTGTTCCTAGAGCGCTTGTCAGAAGCGCGATACTCTCCACTGTCTCCGTTACTCTAATTCTAGGAAATGCCGCGAGAGCTGACGACCTTAAGTCAGCCTCCAACTATGCCAGAGAAGAAAATAAGCGCGTTCTCACGGAGATCGTCGCTCAAGCGCAAGAAACGCTCAGGACGCTTGATAGACCCGAAGAGGTTGACGATCAAAGAGCACAACGAAATAGGCGAGAACGGACTCAGCCCCGCATAGTGAACGGTCGCGGCACGATAGACTATCCTGCAACAGGCGTTGTCTTGAAGGGAGCCGAAGCGCGCACATCGACTGCTTGGTGTTCGGGTACGCTGATCGCACCCGACAAATTCCTTACAGCAGCTCATTGTATCGCGAAGGACCCTCGACCCGATCAATACCGAATATTCCTACATAGCGCCGGATTTATAAGTGTAAAGACCATCGATTGGCAGAAGGACCTGTATCGCTTTCCCAAAGCAGACATCGCTGTACTCACACTAGCTGCTCCTGTGCTAAGAATAACACTCGAATCGATCCTTGGGGAAGAACGACCAATTCATGGTACATTAGGCACTATCGTCGGTTTCGGGCGCACCGGCGGCTTCAACGAGGATTATGGTGTCAAGCGCGAAGGTTTTATCGAGACCGCGCCCTGTAGAGAAACACAGAGTGACATTCCTCTCGTCTGTTGGAATTTCTCAGCCGAGGTTCAGAACGGTACAATAAGATCAAACACCTGCAATGCGGATTCTGGAGGCCCACTATTTGTATACGAAGTCACAGGCGGTCGCCAGCTACGCAAAATCGCGGGGGTTACCTCCGGAGGTAGCGCAGACGATTGCTTGCTCGGCGACCAAAGCTATGACGTCGACGTGGTCGAGTATGCCAAATGGATCTCAGAAACAGCTCAGTTGGTCGGCGAGCCCGCGCCGGCAGGTCCAGGACCGGCGCTCGTGACGGAACGCGACGTCGTGGGGCAAACATCTACTCTGACCCAAGCCCGTCCGGAAATCTCATACCCGTTCCAGGTCCGTGAGGGCATCGGAACTCTGCTGGTCGCCATGAACGGCGACGATAACGGCAGAGGACGTAACAACTTCGACCTTTACGTGATCCAAGTGAGTGAGGGCACGGATCGCGTCGTCTGCAGCGAAGAGGGATCGGGGCAATTTGGCTTTTGCCGGCTGGATGATCCGGCGCCCCGAAACCATTTCTGCGAGATTACGGTGAAGACCCGCAGATCTTCATCGCGGAACCCGCTCAACGCGTCGAACAACGCGCCGAGGCGGCGATTCCGTAAGTTCCGAAGATAG
- a CDS encoding tyrosine-type recombinase/integrase yields MFRGRVKGIKRVQAKGRVYYYHRRTKTRIKAAFGSPEFILEVARLEAGSQPTARPGTLGMLIDAYRKSPFWHDLKPATRITYDRAFEVLAPLRGMPLVEFRASWVAALRDEVNDKRGRWMAKNVRAVLSIIAEFAREKEWLSDNPVRRVRGLRRDQQKPRLNRGWKEQECRTVIEAAPDYLRPAIALAMFAGLRKTDVLTVRKDAISDGILRMLTSKRGIEVAIPVHPQLAQILANAPRHSAPTVVANSRGESWTASGFNSTFGKFIGRLEQSGRVASGLTMHGLRHTVGQRLREAGADLDDIRRILGQRTLSMAQHYSDAADRTAEARLTVAKLDIFGEKRAEKMENPASELEN; encoded by the coding sequence GTGTTTCGCGGTCGCGTCAAGGGGATTAAGCGGGTCCAGGCCAAAGGCCGCGTATATTATTACCATCGCCGCACAAAGACGCGCATTAAGGCCGCCTTTGGCAGTCCTGAGTTCATCCTTGAGGTGGCGCGTCTGGAGGCTGGCTCCCAGCCAACAGCCCGTCCCGGCACGTTGGGCATGCTAATTGACGCATACCGCAAGTCGCCATTTTGGCACGACCTTAAACCCGCGACTCGCATAACCTACGATCGCGCCTTCGAGGTCCTGGCGCCCTTGCGAGGCATGCCGCTCGTTGAATTTAGAGCGAGTTGGGTCGCGGCTCTTCGTGACGAAGTGAACGACAAGCGAGGACGCTGGATGGCCAAGAATGTTCGCGCCGTACTGTCGATCATTGCGGAGTTTGCCCGTGAAAAGGAGTGGCTTAGCGACAATCCGGTCCGGCGAGTTCGTGGACTTCGTCGCGACCAGCAGAAGCCGCGCCTCAATCGTGGGTGGAAGGAGCAGGAGTGCAGAACGGTAATTGAGGCTGCGCCCGACTACCTCCGACCTGCAATTGCCCTCGCAATGTTCGCGGGGCTTCGGAAGACGGATGTGCTCACCGTTCGCAAGGATGCGATATCGGACGGTATCCTACGAATGCTAACGTCCAAGAGAGGGATTGAAGTAGCGATTCCGGTGCATCCGCAACTGGCTCAGATCCTGGCAAATGCGCCTCGCCACTCTGCCCCCACGGTCGTCGCAAATTCTCGCGGCGAGTCATGGACCGCGAGTGGCTTCAACTCGACCTTCGGAAAGTTCATCGGCAGGCTTGAGCAGTCTGGTCGGGTGGCCTCTGGGCTCACTATGCACGGTCTGCGGCACACGGTTGGGCAGCGCTTGCGGGAAGCCGGAGCCGACCTTGACGACATCCGCCGCATCCTTGGACAGCGGACCCTTAGCATGGCGCAGCACTATTCGGACGCGGCGGACCGAACGGCCGAGGCTCGACTCACAGTCGCGAAGCTCGACATTTTTGGGGAGAAGCGGGCCGAGAAAATGGAAAACCCGGCCTCGGAACTGGAAAACTGA
- a CDS encoding terminase small subunit, whose protein sequence is MKKHQNGSPELDAALSALSPRRQIFVREYLIDLNCKKAAERAGYAPRSAQEQGHRLFRNVQVAAAISIAMADRARRTQIESDAILKRWWDIANADVNDVIQYRRIACRYCHGKNHGFQWHSQREFDAAYSQAVEEKRTPPECDGGFGYVETAGPLRQCPECSGNGVGVVFALDTTQLKGSALLLYDGVKRTGGGFEIKLRDRDKALELAARHLGMFSEKLILKGDPETPLKLLLREVQGTSLQPVVNPPDDDEDED, encoded by the coding sequence GTGAAAAAGCATCAGAATGGAAGCCCCGAACTCGATGCTGCGCTATCAGCGCTCTCGCCCAGACGACAGATATTTGTTCGCGAGTATCTTATTGATTTGAATTGCAAAAAGGCAGCCGAACGAGCTGGTTATGCCCCTCGTTCAGCCCAGGAACAGGGCCATCGGCTGTTCAGAAATGTTCAGGTCGCAGCCGCAATTTCGATTGCGATGGCCGATCGGGCACGTCGCACCCAGATTGAATCGGACGCCATTCTCAAGCGCTGGTGGGATATTGCCAACGCGGACGTCAATGACGTCATCCAGTATCGCCGCATCGCGTGCCGCTACTGTCATGGCAAGAACCATGGGTTTCAATGGCACTCGCAGCGCGAATTCGATGCGGCATATAGCCAGGCTGTCGAAGAGAAGCGCACTCCGCCTGAATGCGATGGTGGCTTTGGCTACGTCGAGACGGCCGGCCCTCTTCGGCAGTGCCCTGAATGCTCAGGGAACGGCGTGGGCGTCGTTTTTGCCCTCGACACCACCCAGCTCAAGGGATCGGCGCTGCTCCTGTACGACGGCGTGAAGCGGACCGGGGGCGGGTTCGAGATCAAGCTGCGTGATCGCGACAAAGCGTTGGAGCTTGCGGCACGCCACCTCGGCATGTTTTCCGAGAAGCTGATCCTCAAAGGCGACCCGGAGACCCCGCTGAAGCTTTTGTTGCGGGAGGTCCAAGGGACGTCGCTGCAACCAGTCGTCAATCCCCCCGACGACGATGAAGACGAGGACTAG
- a CDS encoding DUF3987 domain-containing protein: MTPDIMPSLSANVDLSSDGADALRVKTYRQALWKHGFRPVPVKTNEKIPADSEWTKRARLNPPLSARTDALVSANALNTGILCDGLRVIDVDVDGEPAADAVWNLARDTLGQAPYRFRENSARLLIPYRACEGEPSKDHVTGTLGKVEILGHGQQFVADGIHPSGAPYFWDSEDLSSIHRDTLPAVTEEQIRAFLEACCPLVGARTYRSKPERLHERWVLQASNIAAAGTTAWGRAALAAECDRIAGCPPGDQNSTLTSAAYKIGQRIGSGEIERSEAEKALVAAGMQMANGVPKRPWTPGEIAKVVRRQISAGAANPRGPTVEDIELAVAGDALAEAIIMADEDRRVSGRKMSAAPVVPAEKPLPLLPTVKTSEPFPIDALGSVLAPAARAIIAAVQVPPAMAGQSVLAAAALAAQPHADVRLPHGETKPLSLFFLTIAESGDRKSGADRLALQPVVKMEHALKQTRDKEMARWKVEYAAWAAEKKKIESNGKIGLDQRRENLAGLGPEPEEPLYGALIFADATADGITKNMPRSRGSLGIFTAEGSTFLGGHSMSEENRRRTAAMLSEAWDGTPIKRIRAADGISILYGRRLSAHIMIQPGGGAEFLGDTALRDQGLLSRFLVAAPESIAGSRAYRDTPPEVNVAVQAYCGHLLRLLEAEPPLLPPQFIVNELAPRPIPLGRKASEIWKEFYNHIEFQCGLEGPLCSIKGFATKAAENAARIAGVLTIVGDLGAHEVNEAAMYGAVQIMGWYVTEAVRLRGITKVSPRLELASTLLDWLRRQKGDVPFRTIMNSGPAQVRRKDMAEDAIKVLVDHGWIAEVSKRPRCIRLNSAEQH; this comes from the coding sequence ATGACGCCTGATATTATGCCTTCATTGTCAGCAAATGTTGACCTTTCATCCGATGGTGCTGACGCACTTCGCGTCAAGACCTACCGGCAAGCTCTGTGGAAGCATGGATTTCGTCCGGTTCCTGTGAAAACCAACGAGAAAATTCCCGCCGACAGCGAGTGGACCAAGCGCGCGCGGCTCAACCCTCCGCTTTCCGCTCGTACCGACGCCTTAGTTTCAGCCAACGCGCTGAACACCGGCATCCTTTGCGACGGGCTGCGCGTAATCGACGTGGACGTAGATGGCGAGCCGGCAGCCGACGCTGTTTGGAACCTCGCAAGGGACACGCTCGGACAGGCTCCGTATCGTTTCAGAGAAAACAGCGCGCGTCTCTTGATCCCATATCGCGCTTGCGAAGGTGAACCGAGCAAAGATCACGTGACCGGCACGTTGGGCAAAGTCGAGATTCTCGGTCACGGCCAGCAGTTCGTCGCCGATGGCATTCATCCGTCGGGTGCCCCTTACTTCTGGGACTCCGAAGATCTAAGTTCTATTCATCGTGATACTTTGCCGGCTGTTACGGAAGAGCAGATTAGGGCGTTCCTGGAAGCGTGCTGCCCCCTCGTTGGCGCGAGAACTTACCGCAGCAAGCCGGAGCGATTGCATGAGCGGTGGGTGCTACAAGCGAGCAATATCGCCGCTGCGGGCACTACCGCCTGGGGTCGGGCCGCTCTCGCTGCCGAATGCGACCGGATCGCCGGCTGCCCGCCCGGAGACCAGAACTCCACACTTACTTCAGCCGCATACAAGATCGGACAGAGAATCGGCTCGGGCGAGATCGAACGCTCCGAAGCCGAGAAGGCACTCGTCGCGGCCGGCATGCAGATGGCCAACGGCGTTCCGAAACGACCCTGGACGCCGGGCGAGATCGCCAAGGTCGTGAGGCGGCAGATCTCCGCCGGGGCTGCCAATCCCCGAGGACCGACAGTCGAGGATATCGAGTTGGCGGTCGCGGGTGATGCCTTGGCTGAGGCTATCATCATGGCCGACGAAGACCGGAGGGTATCCGGTAGGAAGATGTCGGCTGCCCCTGTCGTTCCTGCCGAGAAACCCCTTCCACTTTTGCCCACTGTGAAGACGTCAGAGCCCTTCCCGATTGACGCGCTCGGCTCCGTCCTGGCGCCGGCTGCAAGGGCCATTATTGCGGCGGTTCAGGTGCCCCCCGCGATGGCGGGACAATCGGTTCTTGCCGCCGCGGCGCTCGCCGCTCAGCCGCATGCGGACGTTCGGCTTCCGCACGGGGAAACCAAGCCGCTGTCCCTCTTCTTCTTGACGATCGCGGAGTCCGGGGATCGCAAATCTGGCGCTGACCGGCTGGCCCTGCAACCTGTCGTCAAGATGGAGCACGCTCTGAAGCAAACGCGTGACAAAGAAATGGCACGGTGGAAGGTCGAGTACGCGGCATGGGCGGCAGAAAAAAAGAAAATCGAGAGCAATGGAAAGATCGGCCTCGATCAACGCCGTGAAAATCTAGCAGGCCTCGGCCCCGAGCCTGAAGAGCCGCTCTATGGGGCTTTGATTTTCGCGGACGCGACGGCAGACGGCATCACGAAAAACATGCCCCGCTCTCGTGGATCTCTGGGAATCTTTACTGCGGAAGGGAGCACCTTCCTCGGTGGTCACTCGATGTCCGAAGAAAATCGCCGCCGCACGGCCGCGATGTTGTCGGAGGCTTGGGACGGCACGCCGATCAAGCGCATCCGGGCTGCCGATGGCATTTCGATTCTCTACGGGCGGCGCCTTTCTGCGCATATTATGATCCAGCCAGGCGGGGGTGCCGAATTCCTTGGCGATACCGCCTTACGCGATCAGGGGCTGCTCTCCCGTTTCCTTGTCGCTGCCCCTGAGAGCATAGCCGGCAGCCGCGCTTATCGTGACACACCGCCGGAAGTGAATGTTGCCGTGCAAGCTTACTGCGGGCACCTACTGAGACTTCTGGAAGCCGAACCGCCCCTCCTCCCTCCACAGTTCATTGTCAATGAACTCGCACCAAGGCCTATCCCGCTCGGTCGTAAGGCCTCGGAGATTTGGAAGGAGTTCTACAATCACATTGAGTTTCAGTGCGGCCTTGAGGGTCCGCTTTGCTCAATCAAGGGATTTGCAACGAAAGCCGCGGAGAACGCCGCGCGCATTGCCGGTGTTTTAACGATCGTTGGAGATCTCGGCGCCCACGAGGTCAACGAAGCCGCTATGTACGGCGCAGTACAGATTATGGGCTGGTACGTGACGGAAGCTGTCCGTCTCCGGGGCATCACCAAGGTCAGCCCCCGCCTCGAGCTGGCATCAACGCTTCTTGACTGGCTCCGGAGGCAGAAGGGCGACGTTCCGTTCCGCACCATCATGAACAGCGGCCCCGCTCAGGTGCGCCGCAAGGATATGGCCGAGGACGCAATAAAGGTCCTCGTCGATCACGGTTGGATTGCGGAGGTGTCGAAACGGCCCCGTTGCATTCGTCTCAATTCGGCGGAGCAGCATTGA